In Acidobacteriota bacterium, the DNA window TGACCGACGCCGAGCGCGCGGAGTTCCGCCGCCCGACGCTCGAGAAGTACGAGGCCGAGGGAAACCCGTATTACGCGACCGCGCGCCTGTGGGACGACGGGATCGTCGACCCGCTCGACACGCGCCGCACGCTCGCGCTCGCGCTCGCGACGGCGTCGCGCGCGCCCGGAGGGGAGACGCGATTCGGCGTCTTCCGGATGTAGACATGAAACGACTCGCCCTCGCCGCCGCCTTCGTCCTCGCATTCCCCGCGTCCGCCCAGCGGCGCCTGACGTGCGGGACGGTGGATTCCCTCGAGGTGACGTCGCTCACGCGGACCAGAGCAACCGCGTTCCTTCGAACGACCCTGCCCGCCTCGCCGCCCGGATCGAAGATTTTCTTCGAAGGGACGATCGAGCTCGCGAACACCAGGTTGCCGGTGGTGCAACCGGTGATGGCGCTCGTCCAGCACGCCGAGGGCAGTCACGAGGTGGTCTTCCTCACCGAACTGGATTTCGCCCGCGTGCCCGCCGACCTCCTCGGAAGGCTGCACGCCGCCGCCCTGGACTTCACACTCGAAGGAAGTCTCCGAACCTCTTCGGGAGCCCCGCCGACGCAGGTCTGCGCCGCGGGCGTCCTTCGCGTCGGGACGAACGACATCCGGGCGGTGGGCCCCGTCGGCCAGGATTTCGCGCGCTTCGGCGGCGCGCGCCTGGCCGGGCTTTCGCTGACCGAGACGCAGGGAGAAGCGTCCGTCCTGATCTACAACCCTCTCTCCTTCCCGTTGGACGTCAAGGATCTCGTTTACGAGATCCGCTCCGGCGACCGCAAGGTCGCGTCCGGCGAGCGGCACGGCGTGCGACTCCACCCGGGCCGGGAAAACGCGATCGACCTGCCCGTCTCGGCCGCCAACACGGACCTCGCTGTCGCGCTCGCGGGCGCCGTGGCGTCGGGCGGGCGCGTGGAGGGACGGCTCGTCGCGAAGATCTCCGTGAAAGTCGGAAAGGACCAGGCCATGACGGTTCCGCTCGATCTCCCCGGCACGATCCAGGTGGGCAAATGAGCGCCCCTAAAGTCCTCGTCGAGAAATCCCCCGACCCGCGCGTCGCGCATCTCGTATTGAACCGGCCCGAGGTGCGCAACGCCTGGGACGGCGAGACCGTGACGCTTCTGCAGCGCGCGCTCCGCGACCTCGCCTCCGACGACTCCGTGCGCGTCGTCGAGCTCTCGGGCGCGGGGACGGCGTTCTGCGCCGGCGCGGACCTCGACTGGATGAAGCGCGTCGCGAACTT includes these proteins:
- a CDS encoding LEA type 2 family protein, whose translation is MKRLALAAAFVLAFPASAQRRLTCGTVDSLEVTSLTRTRATAFLRTTLPASPPGSKIFFEGTIELANTRLPVVQPVMALVQHAEGSHEVVFLTELDFARVPADLLGRLHAAALDFTLEGSLRTSSGAPPTQVCAAGVLRVGTNDIRAVGPVGQDFARFGGARLAGLSLTETQGEASVLIYNPLSFPLDVKDLVYEIRSGDRKVASGERHGVRLHPGRENAIDLPVSAANTDLAVALAGAVASGGRVEGRLVAKISVKVGKDQAMTVPLDLPGTIQVGK